One window of Mesorhizobium loti R88b genomic DNA carries:
- the tmpB gene encoding (R)-1-hydroxy-2-trimethylaminoethylphosphonate oxygenase: MNGQNLNADNIVEFIADIFERRGAESYLGEPVTMSEHMLQGAWFAEQDGASEVLVAAALLHDIGHYTSEFGTYSPDDVEDKHHDEAGGEVLAPFFPPVIVECVRLHVSAKRYLCATDPTYFGKLSQASVHTLSLQGGPMNPEEVAEFRKNPFHEEAVRVRRWDEAGKIANMKTRTFRDYVPLLQRVVRDFANRL, from the coding sequence ATGAACGGTCAGAATCTGAACGCGGACAACATCGTCGAGTTCATCGCCGACATCTTTGAGCGTCGGGGGGCCGAATCCTATCTCGGCGAACCCGTCACCATGTCGGAGCACATGCTGCAGGGCGCCTGGTTCGCCGAGCAGGATGGCGCGTCGGAGGTGCTGGTGGCGGCGGCCCTGCTGCACGACATCGGCCACTATACCAGCGAGTTCGGCACCTATTCGCCTGATGATGTCGAGGACAAGCATCACGACGAAGCCGGCGGTGAGGTGCTGGCGCCGTTCTTTCCGCCGGTCATTGTCGAATGCGTCCGGCTGCATGTCTCGGCAAAACGCTACCTCTGCGCCACCGACCCGACCTATTTCGGCAAGCTTTCGCAGGCCTCGGTGCATACGCTGTCGCTGCAGGGTGGGCCGATGAACCCCGAAGAGGTGGCCGAGTTCCGCAAGAACCCGTTCCATGAGGAAGCGGTGCGGGTCCGCAGATGGGACGAAGCCGGCAAGATCGCCAATATGAAAACGCGGACGTTTCGCGATTACGTGCCGTTGCTGCAGCGCGTCGTGCGCGATTTCGCCAATCGCCTCTGA
- the tmpA gene encoding 2-trimethylaminoethylphosphonate dioxygenase, protein MLTHALIGDEGRTIELGWQDGKRTRFHAMWLRDNALDAKTRSAGNGQRLITILDIPADTKIDAASVKGDALELTFVPEGKTVSFPSIWLSTNAYDRDTARQAGWTGTDTVRWTKASMQDSVPSAGYMAASRDRTVLRQWLAAVKTYGFAVMDDLPTESGALCKVSDLFGYIRETNYGRWFEVRAEVNPTNLAYTNLGLQAHTDNPYRDPVPTLQILSCIENTVEGGESSVVDGFAVAAALQAENPEGFRLLSSYPARFEYAGSSGVRLQSKRPMIELGPDGELISIRFNNRSLAPTVDVPFAEMAAYYAAYRRFAELIEDPSFEVTFKLEAGQAFIVDNTRVMHARKAFSGTGKRWLQGCYADKDGLLSTLSAIEHQFKEAAE, encoded by the coding sequence ATGCTCACCCACGCGCTGATCGGCGACGAAGGCAGAACAATCGAACTTGGCTGGCAGGATGGGAAACGCACCCGCTTCCATGCCATGTGGCTGCGCGACAACGCGCTCGACGCCAAGACGCGCAGCGCCGGCAACGGCCAACGGCTGATCACCATTCTCGACATTCCGGCCGATACGAAGATCGATGCAGCCTCGGTCAAGGGCGATGCCCTCGAGCTCACCTTCGTGCCGGAAGGAAAGACGGTCAGCTTTCCCTCGATATGGCTGAGCACCAATGCCTATGACCGCGACACCGCTCGCCAGGCCGGGTGGACCGGCACGGACACCGTTCGATGGACCAAGGCCTCGATGCAGGATTCGGTGCCGAGCGCCGGCTATATGGCCGCCAGCCGCGACCGGACGGTCTTGCGGCAGTGGCTCGCTGCGGTGAAAACCTATGGTTTTGCCGTGATGGACGATCTGCCGACAGAATCCGGGGCGCTATGCAAGGTGTCCGACCTGTTCGGCTATATCAGGGAGACCAATTACGGCCGCTGGTTCGAAGTTCGCGCCGAGGTCAATCCGACCAATCTCGCCTACACCAATCTCGGTCTTCAGGCACATACAGACAATCCCTATCGCGATCCGGTGCCGACGTTGCAGATCCTGTCCTGCATCGAGAATACGGTCGAGGGCGGCGAATCCAGCGTCGTCGACGGTTTTGCCGTTGCGGCCGCCTTGCAGGCCGAGAATCCCGAAGGCTTCCGGCTGTTGAGTTCATACCCGGCTCGCTTCGAATATGCCGGTTCATCCGGCGTGCGGCTGCAATCCAAGCGTCCGATGATCGAGCTTGGGCCGGATGGCGAGCTTATCTCCATTCGCTTCAACAACCGCTCGCTGGCGCCGACGGTCGACGTCCCGTTCGCCGAGATGGCCGCATACTATGCAGCCTATCGCCGGTTCGCGGAACTGATCGAGGATCCGTCCTTCGAAGTGACCTTCAAGCTCGAAGCAGGGCAGGCCTTCATCGTCGACAACACCCGCGTCATGCATGCGCGCAAGGCGTTTTCCGGCACCGGCAAGCGCTGGCTGCAGGGTTGCTATGCCGACAAGGACGGCCTGCTGTCGACGCTTTCGGCGATCGAACATCAGTTCAAGGAGGCCGCCGAATGA